One segment of Salvelinus fontinalis isolate EN_2023a chromosome 12, ASM2944872v1, whole genome shotgun sequence DNA contains the following:
- the cstpp1 gene encoding centriolar satellite-associated tubulin polyglutamylase complex regulator 1, which translates to MCTKMNPDRFNPTLSVDEYLAESNVLFYLNDAVTQLLEHKEEYTQFGIVRYFAEYFSSVKNGNHVLFREFGYIKATAHNRASFIRVLWRCFRQIGKNGDLLAMLEYSSLLQLLCPDFPVEMVQHAARIVLMDDAMDCLMSFSDFLFSFQIQFYFEEFLESIAVIYQDLLSGKSPNTVIVPTSTSVEQLPQVATEETEAQEGVDSSVFGECIEVLCERFKHNHPSTSAIREVLELTQRVTFYGFVMTLVRHEGVNQDIGALPNKSELLIDPEMDQEVEKLIAQIAISPTSNSSSSVPGHKEPPRKASPRKSLHHRKRIEMESDGSTEETDSSEN; encoded by the exons ATGTGCACGAAAATGAATCCTGATCGTTTCAACCCTACCCTCTCAGTTGATGAGTACCTTG CTGAGAGCAACGTGCTTTTCTACCTGAACGATGCTGTGACCCAGCTTCTGGAACACAAGGAGGAATACACCCAGTTTGGCATCGTCCGTTACTTTGCAGAATA CTTTAGCAGTGTGAAGAACGGCAACCATGTACTGTTCAGAGAGTTCGGCTACATCAAGGCCACAGCTCATAACAGGGCCTCCTTCATCCGCGTCCTCTGGAGGTGCTTCCGACAGATCGGGAAGAATGGAG acctcctGGCCATGTTGGAGTACAGCTCACTTCTGCAGCTTCTCTGTCCAGACTTCCCAGTGGAGATGGTACAACATGCAGCAAG GATAGTGCTAATGGATGATGCCATGGACTGCCTCATGTCCTTCTCGGATTTCCTCTTCTCTTTCCAAATCCAGTTCTACTTCGAAG AGTTCCTGGAGAGTATTGCTGTGATCTACCAGGACCTGCTGTCAGGGAAAAGCCCCAACACTGTGATCGTCCCAACCTCTACCTCAGTGGAACAGCTCCCCCAGGTGGCCACAGAGGAAACTGAGGCCCAGGAAGGAGTGGACTCCTCTGTCTTTGGAGAGTGCATCGAGGTGCTTTGTGAAAGGTTCAAACACAA CCATCCTTCTACATCTGCCATTAGAGAGGTTCTGGAGCTAACACAGAGAGTGACATTCTATGGCTTTGTGATGACTCTGGTCAGACATGAGGGCGTCAACCAGGACATTG GTGCCCTACCAAACAAGTCAGAGCTTCTCATTGACCCTGAGATGGACCAGGAAGTGGAGAAACT CATTGCCCAGATCGCTATCAGTCCTACgtccaacagcagcagcagtgtacCAGGACACAAGGAGCCCCCTAGGAAGGCCTCCCCACGCAAGTCCCTTCACCACCGCAAGAGGATCGAGATGGAGAGTGACGGATCCACCGAGGAGACAGACTCCTCAGAGAACTGA